A single region of the Amphiura filiformis chromosome 7, Afil_fr2py, whole genome shotgun sequence genome encodes:
- the LOC140157465 gene encoding kinesin-like protein KIF25 isoform X2 yields the protein MDLGHFIPDKIKECDRRIQAKDERITFLETENAMLYLRLAQVQDELCRSRDVQNITKNDAELAHASHALMTESLADVYKQVKDTKKDLEQLRETAYLMPQWIQETSSWARRQADIIHNDMLLKTMDFKDLQARVGELEGKLLDAEECLGKEKRRRKELHNTLVELRGNIRVHCRARPILHFDVNNADIRASRSSAQMQEVVHVLDDETLSVKHSRSGQAASNRVFEFERVYHQQDSQVAVFEEVQPLLTSLLDGYNVCIMAYGQTGSGKTYSMLGGQYSDLSQRSHNLEADTSDGLIPRATRELFRLISEKVDAVRTVEVSVVEVYNNDIRDLLASNVGDVKRDIFTADDGSMEIPSLTQRPVDCAAEVIDLVQYGMLHRHEDATLVHAHSSRSHLVVTLTVSAHEEVALSTPDVSRMGSPLPEAWQDDSQYRGSPASFRHGTPVHRSLSQPSLSSLARTSSPASVRSGTPVARSGVVKTKLQLVDLAGSECVGMSGVPGSAFREPSFINRSLSALADVLTALAENRSHVPYRNSRLTHLLQDTIGGDAKLLVLCCVSPTQKYVTETLQCLGFGSRARQVQRGPIRKKTPQHSSGIGDQSRVSSPSLRRSRHGASGNVSQLDLHQAKSSGRRLPRPRSYHGAERR from the exons ATGGATCTTGGTCACTTCATTCCTGATAAGATTAAAGAATGTGACAGAAGAATTCAG GCCAAAGATGAAAGAATTACCTTCCTGGAAACTGAGAATGCTATGCTGTATCTGCGATTAGCTCAG GTACAAGATGAGCTGTGCAGAAGTCGAGATGTCCAAAATATCACCAAGAATGATGCGGAACTGGCGCATGCTTCTCATGCTCTGATGACGGAATCACTGGCTGATGTCTACAAACAAGTCAAG GATACCAAGAAAGATCTCGAGCAGCTGAGAGAGACGGCTTATTTGATGCCACAATGGATTCAAGAAACATCATCATGGGCAAGAAGACAAGCTGATATAATACATAATGACATGCTGCTTAAAACTATGGATTTCAAAG ATTTACAAGCAAGAGTTGGTGAGCTTGAAGGGAAGTTACTGGATGCAGAGGAGTGCTTAGGCaaggagaagagaagaagaaaagAACTACATAATACATTAGTG GAATTACGAGGCAACATCCGGGTCCATTGTAGAGCTAGACCTATTCTACATTTTGATGTGAATAATGCTGACATCAGGGCTTCCAG GTCAAGTGCACAAATGCAGGAAGTTGTCCATGTACTAGATGAT GAAACCCTATCGGTTAAACACAGTCGTTCAGGTCAAGCAGCTTCTAACAGAGTGTTTGAATTTGAGAG GGTATACCACCAGCAGGATTCGCAGGTAGCAGTGTTTGAAGAGGTGCAGCCATTACTGACATCTCTGTTAGATGG ATACAATGTATGTATCATGGCCTATGGACAGACGGGCAGTGGGAAGACCTATTCTATGCTAGGAGGACAATACTCGGATTTATCACAGAGAAGCCATAACTTGGAAGCAGATACTTCTGATGGGCTGATACCCAGAGCTACCAGGGAACTATTTAG GTTGATTTCAGAGAAGGTTGATGCTGTCCGCACAGTTGAAGTGTCAGTTGTAGAAGTGTACAATAATGACATCCGGGATTTACTAGCATCAAATGTGGGAGATGTTAAAAGAGACATCTTCACTGCAGATGATGGCTCTATGGAAATACCATCATTGACTCAAAG ACCAGTTGACTGTGCAGCTGAAGTTATAGACCTTGTACAGTATGGCATGCTCCACAGACATGAAGATGCCACCTTGGTCCATGCACATTCCAGTCGCTCCCATCTTGTCGTTACGCTTACTGTATCAGCGCATGAAGAGGTGGCGCTTTCAACTCCTGATGTATCAAGAATGGGGTCTCCACTACCGGAAGCTTGGCAAG ATGACAGTCAATACAGGGGGAGTCCGGCCTCATTCAGACATGGTACACCAGTGCACAGAAGTTTATCACAGCCATCTCTTTCCAGTCTTGCCCGTACATCTTCCCCAGCATCTGTCAGGAGTGGCACCCCCGTGGCAAGATCTGGTGTAGTCAAGACCAAACTGCAGCTGGTTGACTTGGCTGGGAGCGAATGTGTAG GTATGTCAGGAGTGCCGGGATCTGCGTTCCGCGAGCCATCCTTCATCAATCGCAGCCTATCAGCCTTAGCCGATGTGTTAACTGCTTTGGCTGAAAATAGATCGCATGTACCATACAGAAATAGCAGACTCACACATCTACTACAAGACACTATTG GTGGTGATGCCAAGCTTCTAGTGCTGTGTTGTGTGTCTCCAACACAGAAGTATGTGACAGAAACTTTGCAGTGTCTGGGGTTCGGTTCCAGGGCGAGACAAGTTCAGAGGGGACCAATCAGGAAGAAAACGCCTCAGCATTCATCAG GTATAGGTGATCAGTCCAGAGTGTCATCACCAAGTTTGAGGCGGTCTCGCCACGGTGCATCAG GCAATGTATCACAGCTTGATCTTCATCAAGCGAAATCCTCAGGAAGACGATTACCAAGGCCAAGGTCATATCATGGTGCAGAGCGGAG GTGA
- the LOC140157465 gene encoding kinesin-like protein KIF25 isoform X1, with amino-acid sequence MDLGHFIPDKIKECDRRIQAKDERITFLETENAMLYLRLAQVQDELCRSRDVQNITKNDAELAHASHALMTESLADVYKQVKDTKKDLEQLRETAYLMPQWIQETSSWARRQADIIHNDMLLKTMDFKDLQARVGELEGKLLDAEECLGKEKRRRKELHNTLVELRGNIRVHCRARPILHFDVNNADIRASRSSAQMQEVVHVLDDETLSVKHSRSGQAASNRVFEFERVYHQQDSQVAVFEEVQPLLTSLLDGYNVCIMAYGQTGSGKTYSMLGGQYSDLSQRSHNLEADTSDGLIPRATRELFRLISEKVDAVRTVEVSVVEVYNNDIRDLLASNVGDVKRDIFTADDGSMEIPSLTQRPVDCAAEVIDLVQYGMLHRHEDATLVHAHSSRSHLVVTLTVSAHEEVALSTPDVSRMGSPLPEAWQDDSQYRGSPASFRHGTPVHRSLSQPSLSSLARTSSPASVRSGTPVARSGVVKTKLQLVDLAGSECVGMSGVPGSAFREPSFINRSLSALADVLTALAENRSHVPYRNSRLTHLLQDTIGGDAKLLVLCCVSPTQKYVTETLQCLGFGSRARQVQRGPIRKKTPQHSSGIGDQSRVSSPSLRRSRHGASGNVSQLDLHQAKSSGRRLPRPRSYHGAERR; translated from the exons ATGGATCTTGGTCACTTCATTCCTGATAAGATTAAAGAATGTGACAGAAGAATTCAG GCCAAAGATGAAAGAATTACCTTCCTGGAAACTGAGAATGCTATGCTGTATCTGCGATTAGCTCAG GTACAAGATGAGCTGTGCAGAAGTCGAGATGTCCAAAATATCACCAAGAATGATGCGGAACTGGCGCATGCTTCTCATGCTCTGATGACGGAATCACTGGCTGATGTCTACAAACAAGTCAAG GATACCAAGAAAGATCTCGAGCAGCTGAGAGAGACGGCTTATTTGATGCCACAATGGATTCAAGAAACATCATCATGGGCAAGAAGACAAGCTGATATAATACATAATGACATGCTGCTTAAAACTATGGATTTCAAAG ATTTACAAGCAAGAGTTGGTGAGCTTGAAGGGAAGTTACTGGATGCAGAGGAGTGCTTAGGCaaggagaagagaagaagaaaagAACTACATAATACATTAGTG GAATTACGAGGCAACATCCGGGTCCATTGTAGAGCTAGACCTATTCTACATTTTGATGTGAATAATGCTGACATCAGGGCTTCCAG GTCAAGTGCACAAATGCAGGAAGTTGTCCATGTACTAGATGAT GAAACCCTATCGGTTAAACACAGTCGTTCAGGTCAAGCAGCTTCTAACAGAGTGTTTGAATTTGAGAG GGTATACCACCAGCAGGATTCGCAGGTAGCAGTGTTTGAAGAGGTGCAGCCATTACTGACATCTCTGTTAGATGG ATACAATGTATGTATCATGGCCTATGGACAGACGGGCAGTGGGAAGACCTATTCTATGCTAGGAGGACAATACTCGGATTTATCACAGAGAAGCCATAACTTGGAAGCAGATACTTCTGATGGGCTGATACCCAGAGCTACCAGGGAACTATTTAG GTTGATTTCAGAGAAGGTTGATGCTGTCCGCACAGTTGAAGTGTCAGTTGTAGAAGTGTACAATAATGACATCCGGGATTTACTAGCATCAAATGTGGGAGATGTTAAAAGAGACATCTTCACTGCAGATGATGGCTCTATGGAAATACCATCATTGACTCAAAG ACCAGTTGACTGTGCAGCTGAAGTTATAGACCTTGTACAGTATGGCATGCTCCACAGACATGAAGATGCCACCTTGGTCCATGCACATTCCAGTCGCTCCCATCTTGTCGTTACGCTTACTGTATCAGCGCATGAAGAGGTGGCGCTTTCAACTCCTGATGTATCAAGAATGGGGTCTCCACTACCGGAAGCTTGGCAAG ATGACAGTCAATACAGGGGGAGTCCGGCCTCATTCAGACATGGTACACCAGTGCACAGAAGTTTATCACAGCCATCTCTTTCCAGTCTTGCCCGTACATCTTCCCCAGCATCTGTCAGGAGTGGCACCCCCGTGGCAAGATCTGGTGTAGTCAAGACCAAACTGCAGCTGGTTGACTTGGCTGGGAGCGAATGTGTAG GTATGTCAGGAGTGCCGGGATCTGCGTTCCGCGAGCCATCCTTCATCAATCGCAGCCTATCAGCCTTAGCCGATGTGTTAACTGCTTTGGCTGAAAATAGATCGCATGTACCATACAGAAATAGCAGACTCACACATCTACTACAAGACACTATTG GTGGTGATGCCAAGCTTCTAGTGCTGTGTTGTGTGTCTCCAACACAGAAGTATGTGACAGAAACTTTGCAGTGTCTGGGGTTCGGTTCCAGGGCGAGACAAGTTCAGAGGGGACCAATCAGGAAGAAAACGCCTCAGCATTCATCAG GTATAGGTGATCAGTCCAGAGTGTCATCACCAAGTTTGAGGCGGTCTCGCCACGGTGCATCAG GCAATGTATCACAGCTTGATCTTCATCAAGCGAAATCCTCAGGAAGACGATTACCAAGGCCAAGGTCATATCATGGTGCAGAGCGGAGGTGA